Proteins encoded within one genomic window of [Enterobacter] lignolyticus SCF1:
- the gntX gene encoding DNA utilization protein GntX has protein sequence MLTAHGLCWLCQMPLAMAHWGVCSFCTRVLCRPRLRCPQCGLTAAHPHLPCGRCLQKAPPWQRLVAVNDYAAPLSPLVAQYKFSARPELAAALARLLLLQVKARSAIIRPSLLVSVPLWQPRRWRRGYNQSDLLCRPLARWLGCGYTDEALRRIRPTATQHQLSARLRKRNLKNAFRLDIPVAGHHIAIVDDVVTTGATAAEISRLLLQSGAASVQVWCLCRTL, from the coding sequence ATGCTAACAGCCCACGGCTTGTGCTGGCTATGCCAAATGCCGCTGGCGATGGCGCACTGGGGAGTGTGTTCATTCTGTACCCGCGTCCTGTGCCGACCGCGCCTGCGCTGCCCGCAGTGCGGGTTAACGGCCGCTCACCCGCACCTGCCCTGCGGGCGCTGCCTGCAAAAAGCGCCGCCGTGGCAGCGCCTGGTCGCGGTGAATGACTACGCCGCGCCCTTAAGCCCGCTCGTCGCACAGTATAAATTCAGCGCCAGGCCGGAGCTTGCCGCGGCGCTTGCCCGCCTTCTTCTGCTACAGGTAAAAGCGCGCTCCGCGATAATCCGCCCCAGCCTGCTGGTGTCGGTTCCCCTGTGGCAGCCTCGCCGCTGGCGGCGCGGCTACAACCAAAGCGACCTGCTCTGCCGCCCGCTGGCGCGCTGGCTGGGGTGCGGTTATACCGACGAGGCGCTGCGGCGCATCCGCCCTACCGCCACCCAGCATCAGCTCTCCGCCAGGCTGCGCAAACGGAACCTGAAAAACGCCTTTCGTCTTGATATTCCGGTCGCGGGACACCATATCGCCATTGTGGACGATGTCGTCACGACGGGCGCGACCGCAGCGGAGATTTCCCGCCTGCTTTTGCAAAGCGGCGCGGCGTCAGTTCAGGTATGGTGCCTGTGTCGCACCTTGTAG
- the bioH gene encoding pimeloyl-ACP methyl ester esterase BioH, with the protein MNNIWWQTTGEGDCHLVLLHGWGLNAQVWDCITPELSTHFTLHLVDLPGYGRSQGFGALTLDEMARLVQAQAPARAIWLGWSLGGLVASRIALDAPQRVQALVTVASSPCFSAHQDWPGIKPDVLSGFQQQLNEDFQRTVERFLALQTLGTESARQDARKLKSAVLALPMPPTEVLNGGLEILKTVDLREELTALQVPFLRLYGALDGLVPRKVAALLDTALPQSQSLIVEKAAHAPFISHPQLFCETLLSLTSRLS; encoded by the coding sequence ATGAACAACATCTGGTGGCAAACCACAGGCGAAGGAGATTGTCATCTTGTGCTGCTGCACGGATGGGGGCTGAATGCACAGGTATGGGATTGCATTACGCCGGAACTGAGTACGCATTTTACGCTGCACCTGGTCGATCTGCCCGGCTATGGCCGCAGCCAGGGATTTGGCGCGCTGACGCTGGACGAGATGGCGCGTCTGGTGCAGGCCCAGGCGCCAGCGCGGGCGATTTGGCTCGGCTGGAGTCTTGGCGGCCTGGTCGCCAGCCGTATTGCGCTGGACGCGCCGCAGCGGGTCCAGGCGCTGGTGACGGTCGCATCATCGCCGTGCTTTAGCGCCCATCAGGACTGGCCGGGCATCAAACCGGACGTTCTGAGCGGCTTTCAGCAGCAGCTGAACGAAGATTTCCAGCGCACCGTCGAGCGCTTTCTGGCGCTGCAAACGCTGGGAACCGAGAGCGCCCGGCAGGATGCCCGGAAGCTGAAAAGCGCGGTGCTGGCGCTGCCGATGCCGCCGACGGAGGTGCTGAACGGCGGGCTGGAGATCCTGAAGACCGTCGATCTGCGCGAGGAGCTGACCGCGCTGCAGGTGCCTTTTCTGCGCCTGTACGGCGCCCTCGATGGGCTGGTTCCACGTAAGGTGGCCGCGCTGCTCGATACGGCCTTGCCGCAGAGCCAATCCCTCATTGTCGAGAAAGCGGCGCACGCGCCGTTTATCTCCCATCCACAGCTGTTTTGCGAGACGCTGCTGTCGCTAACCTCGCGGTTAAGCTGA
- a CDS encoding YdgH/BhsA/McbA-like domain containing protein — MKLVKGIVAALVMGSVSFGVFAAKEISKEDVAKMHLTKLGSITTSKTTSPMDARHDLSKKADEMGGKYFVVIAGEKNEKTVHANADVYK, encoded by the coding sequence ATGAAACTGGTTAAGGGTATTGTTGCAGCACTGGTGATGGGTTCCGTCTCTTTTGGCGTGTTTGCAGCCAAAGAAATCAGCAAAGAAGATGTGGCGAAAATGCACCTGACGAAGCTGGGTTCTATCACCACCTCTAAAACCACATCCCCGATGGACGCACGACACGATCTGTCGAAAAAAGCCGACGAAATGGGCGGTAAGTACTTTGTGGTGATTGCTGGCGAGAAGAACGAGAAAACCGTTCACGCCAATGCGGACGTCTACAAATAA
- the feoC gene encoding [Fe-S]-dependent transcriptional repressor FeoC: MASLIELRDMLALQGRMNAQQLSRALRTPQPMVDAMLARLEAMGKARRVQEDAENCLSGSCRSCPEGKACQPEWWVLQ, translated from the coding sequence ATGGCTTCGCTAATTGAACTGCGGGATATGCTGGCGCTCCAGGGGCGGATGAACGCCCAGCAGCTCAGCCGCGCGCTGCGCACGCCGCAGCCGATGGTCGACGCCATGCTCGCTCGCCTGGAGGCCATGGGTAAAGCGCGCCGCGTTCAGGAGGATGCTGAGAATTGTCTTTCAGGAAGCTGCCGTAGCTGCCCGGAGGGCAAAGCCTGCCAGCCGGAATGGTGGGTGCTGCAGTAA
- the feoB gene encoding Fe(2+) transporter permease subunit FeoB, whose protein sequence is MKKLTIGLIGNPNSGKTTLFNQLTGARQRVGNWAGVTVERKEGHFSTTDHQVTLVDLPGTYSLTTISSQTSLDEQIACHYILSGDADLLINVVDASNLERNLYLTLQLLELGIPCVVALNMLDIAEKQQVRIDVDALSARLGCPVIPLVSTRGRGIEALKMAIDRHRANRELELVHYPQPLLREADWLAAEISHEMPQKQRRWLGLQMLEGDIYSRAYAGDAAHKLGIAQARLSEEIDDPALHIADARYQTIAAICDAVSNTLTAEPSRFTAAIDKIILNRFLGLPVFLFVMYLMFLMAINIGGALQPIFDAGSVAIFIHGIQWLGALLHFPEWLTNFLAQGLGGGINTVLPLVPQIGMMYLFLSFLEDSGYMARAAFVMDRLMQSLGLPGKSFVPLIVGFGCNVPSVMGARTLDAPRERLMTIMMAPFMSCGARLAIFAVFAAAFFGQQGALAVFSLYVLGIVMAILTGLMLKHTIMRGEASPFVMELPVYHVPHVKSLIIQTWQRLKGFVLRAGKVIVIVSIFLSALNSFTLSGKAADNINDSALASVSRVITPLFKPIGVHEDNWQATVGLFTGAMAKEVVVGTLNTLYTAENIQSQAFNPAEFNLLGELGAAVDETWQSLKNTFSLSVLANPIEASKGDGEMGTGAMGVMSSKFGSAAAAYSYLIFVLLYIPCISVMGAISRESSRGWMFFSILWGLNIAYSLATVFYQVSSFSTHPQYSTVCILAVILFNIVVLGLLRRARSRVDVNLLATRKTASSCCDSPAGNCH, encoded by the coding sequence ATGAAAAAATTGACCATTGGCCTTATTGGTAATCCAAACTCCGGTAAAACGACGCTTTTTAACCAGCTAACCGGCGCGCGCCAGCGCGTGGGCAACTGGGCGGGCGTTACCGTCGAGCGCAAAGAGGGGCATTTTTCGACCACCGACCATCAGGTCACGCTTGTCGACCTGCCAGGCACCTATTCACTGACGACGATTTCGTCGCAGACGTCGCTGGATGAGCAGATTGCCTGCCACTACATTCTCAGCGGCGACGCCGACCTGCTGATCAACGTCGTCGATGCTTCCAACCTCGAACGCAACCTCTACCTGACGCTGCAGCTGCTGGAGCTCGGCATCCCCTGCGTTGTGGCGCTGAACATGCTGGATATCGCTGAAAAGCAGCAGGTTCGCATCGACGTTGACGCCCTGTCCGCCCGTCTCGGCTGCCCGGTGATTCCGCTGGTCTCCACCCGCGGCCGCGGCATTGAAGCGCTGAAAATGGCCATTGACCGCCATCGCGCTAACCGCGAGCTGGAGCTGGTGCACTACCCCCAACCGCTGCTGCGTGAGGCCGACTGGCTGGCGGCAGAGATCTCGCACGAAATGCCGCAAAAGCAGCGCCGCTGGTTAGGGTTGCAGATGCTTGAAGGCGATATCTATAGCCGCGCCTACGCCGGCGACGCCGCGCACAAGCTGGGCATCGCCCAGGCGCGCCTGAGCGAAGAGATTGACGACCCGGCGCTGCATATCGCCGACGCCCGCTATCAAACTATCGCCGCTATCTGCGATGCGGTCAGCAACACGCTGACGGCGGAACCGAGCCGTTTCACGGCGGCAATAGACAAAATCATTCTCAACCGCTTCCTCGGTCTGCCTGTCTTTTTATTCGTGATGTACCTGATGTTCCTGATGGCGATCAACATCGGCGGCGCCTTGCAGCCTATTTTCGACGCCGGCTCCGTGGCTATCTTTATCCACGGTATCCAGTGGCTCGGGGCGCTGCTGCACTTCCCGGAATGGCTGACCAATTTCCTGGCCCAGGGGCTCGGCGGCGGTATCAACACCGTGCTGCCGCTGGTGCCGCAAATCGGCATGATGTACCTGTTCCTCTCCTTCCTGGAGGACTCCGGCTACATGGCCCGCGCGGCGTTCGTGATGGACCGTCTGATGCAGTCCCTCGGCCTGCCGGGGAAATCCTTTGTGCCGCTGATTGTCGGCTTCGGCTGTAACGTTCCGTCGGTGATGGGCGCCCGCACCCTCGATGCCCCGCGTGAACGCCTGATGACCATTATGATGGCGCCGTTTATGTCCTGCGGCGCGCGCCTGGCGATTTTCGCCGTCTTTGCGGCGGCATTCTTTGGTCAGCAGGGGGCGCTGGCGGTCTTCTCCTTGTATGTGCTGGGGATCGTCATGGCCATTCTCACCGGCCTGATGCTCAAGCACACCATCATGCGCGGCGAAGCATCGCCGTTCGTTATGGAGCTGCCGGTCTACCACGTGCCGCACGTTAAAAGCCTGATCATTCAGACCTGGCAGCGCCTGAAAGGCTTCGTCCTGCGCGCCGGTAAGGTCATCGTTATCGTCAGCATCTTCCTCAGCGCGCTGAACAGCTTCACGCTGAGCGGGAAAGCGGCCGATAACATCAACGACTCGGCGCTGGCCTCCGTCAGCCGCGTCATTACGCCGCTGTTTAAGCCGATTGGCGTGCATGAGGATAACTGGCAGGCGACGGTGGGTCTGTTTACCGGCGCCATGGCCAAAGAGGTCGTCGTCGGTACGCTGAACACGCTCTATACCGCAGAAAACATTCAGTCCCAGGCGTTCAACCCGGCTGAGTTTAACCTGCTGGGCGAGCTGGGCGCGGCGGTCGACGAAACCTGGCAGAGCCTGAAAAATACGTTCAGTCTAAGCGTTCTGGCGAACCCCATCGAAGCCAGCAAAGGCGACGGCGAAATGGGGACTGGCGCAATGGGCGTCATGAGCAGCAAGTTCGGCAGCGCGGCGGCAGCCTACAGCTACCTGATTTTCGTCCTGCTCTATATCCCCTGCATCTCGGTGATGGGCGCTATCTCGCGCGAGTCCAGCCGCGGCTGGATGTTCTTCTCCATCCTGTGGGGGCTGAACATCGCCTATTCGCTGGCCACCGTGTTCTACCAGGTCTCGAGCTTCAGCACGCATCCGCAGTACAGCACGGTCTGTATTCTGGCGGTTATCCTGTTTAACATTGTGGTGCTTGGCCTGCTGCGTCGCGCGCGCAGCCGCGTGGATGTCAATCTTCTGGCGACGAGGAAAACCGCCAGCAGCTGCTGCGACAGCCCGGCGGGCAACTGCCACTAA
- the feoA gene encoding ferrous iron transporter A, with amino-acid sequence MQFTPDSTWKITGFSREISPAYRQKLLSLGMLPGSSFHVVRVAPLGDPVHIETRRVSLVLRKKDLALIETEALNR; translated from the coding sequence ATGCAATTCACTCCTGACAGTACGTGGAAAATCACCGGGTTCTCCCGTGAAATTAGCCCGGCTTATCGGCAAAAACTGCTTTCACTGGGCATGCTGCCCGGCTCCTCATTTCATGTCGTGCGCGTCGCGCCGCTCGGCGACCCCGTTCATATCGAAACGCGCCGCGTCAGCCTGGTATTACGTAAAAAAGATTTGGCGTTAATAGAAACCGAAGCGTTGAACCGCTAA
- a CDS encoding Tex family protein: MMNDSLCRIIAGELQARNEQVEAAVRLLDEGNTVPFIARYRKEVTGGLDDTQLRQLETRLGYLRELEDRRQAILKSIGEQGKLTDELAKAINGTLSKTELEDLYLPYKPKRRTRGQIAIEAGLEPLADLLWNEPSRDPDAEAANYINADNGVADGKAALDGARYILMERFAEDAALLAKVRDYLWKNAHLVAAVVSGKEDEGAKFRDYFDHHEPIATVPSHRALAMFRGRNEGVLQLSLNPDPQFDEPPKESHCEQIIINHLDLRLNNAPADSWRRGVVSWTWRIKVLMHLETELMGTVRERAEDEAINVFARNLHDLLMAAPAGLRATMGLDPGLRTGVKVAVVDGTGKLVATDTIYPHTGQAAKAAVAIAALCEKYNVELVAIGNGTASRETERFYLDVQKQFPKVTAQKVIVSEAGASVYSASELAALEFPDLDVSLRGAVSIARRLQDPLAELVKIDPKSIGVGQYQHDVSQTQLARKLDAVVEDCVNAVGVDLNTASVPLLTRVAGLTRMMAQNIVAWRDENGQFQNRQQLLKVSRLGPKAFEQCAGFLRINHGDNPLDASTVHPEAYPVVERILAATRQALKDLMGDSSALRDLKAVDFTDDRFGVPTVTDIIKELEKPGRDPRPEFKTAQFADGVETMNDLLPGMVLEGAVTNVTNFGAFVDIGVHQDGLVHISSLADKFVEDPHTVVKAGDIVKVKVLEVDLPRKRIALTMRLDEQPGDSNARRGGGGAREQNGARPAAKAAKPRGRDAQPAGNSAMMDALSAAFGKKK, encoded by the coding sequence ATGATGAATGATTCGCTCTGCCGCATTATTGCGGGTGAACTTCAGGCCAGAAACGAACAGGTAGAAGCTGCCGTTCGCTTGCTTGATGAAGGGAACACCGTGCCGTTTATCGCACGTTATCGTAAGGAAGTTACCGGGGGGCTGGACGACACGCAGCTGCGCCAGCTGGAAACCCGTCTTGGCTATCTGCGCGAACTGGAAGATCGCCGCCAGGCGATTCTCAAATCGATCGGCGAACAGGGTAAGCTCACCGACGAGCTGGCGAAGGCCATCAACGGCACGCTGAGCAAAACCGAGCTGGAAGACCTTTACCTGCCCTATAAGCCCAAGCGCCGCACCCGCGGGCAAATCGCGATTGAAGCCGGTCTGGAGCCGCTGGCCGACCTGCTGTGGAACGAGCCCTCGCGCGATCCGGACGCCGAAGCGGCAAACTATATCAACGCCGACAACGGCGTCGCTGACGGCAAAGCCGCGCTGGATGGCGCCCGCTACATCCTGATGGAGCGTTTTGCCGAAGATGCCGCCCTGCTGGCGAAAGTGCGCGACTACCTGTGGAAAAACGCGCACCTGGTTGCCGCCGTGGTCAGCGGTAAAGAGGATGAAGGCGCGAAGTTCCGCGACTACTTCGACCACCATGAACCGATCGCGACCGTCCCGTCGCACCGCGCGCTGGCGATGTTCCGCGGGCGCAACGAAGGCGTACTGCAGCTGTCGCTTAACCCTGACCCGCAGTTCGACGAGCCGCCGAAAGAGAGCCACTGCGAACAGATCATTATCAACCATCTCGACCTGCGTCTGAACAACGCCCCGGCGGACAGCTGGCGCCGCGGCGTGGTGAGCTGGACCTGGCGCATCAAGGTGCTGATGCACCTCGAAACCGAACTGATGGGCACCGTGCGCGAGCGCGCGGAAGATGAGGCGATCAACGTCTTTGCCCGCAACCTGCACGATCTGCTGATGGCCGCTCCCGCCGGGCTGCGCGCCACTATGGGACTCGATCCTGGTCTGCGTACCGGCGTGAAGGTGGCGGTAGTTGACGGTACCGGCAAGCTGGTGGCGACCGACACCATTTATCCGCACACCGGCCAGGCGGCCAAAGCGGCGGTGGCCATCGCCGCGCTGTGCGAAAAATATAACGTGGAGCTGGTGGCTATCGGCAACGGTACCGCCTCGCGCGAAACCGAGCGTTTTTACCTCGACGTGCAAAAGCAGTTTCCGAAGGTCACGGCGCAAAAGGTTATCGTCAGCGAAGCCGGCGCATCGGTCTATTCCGCCTCCGAGCTCGCGGCGCTGGAATTCCCGGACCTCGACGTCTCCCTGCGCGGCGCGGTGTCTATCGCCCGTCGTCTGCAGGACCCGCTGGCGGAGCTGGTGAAGATCGACCCGAAATCGATCGGCGTGGGCCAGTACCAGCACGACGTCAGCCAGACGCAGCTCGCGCGTAAGCTCGATGCGGTGGTGGAAGACTGCGTAAACGCCGTCGGCGTTGACCTTAATACCGCCTCCGTGCCGCTGCTGACCCGCGTGGCGGGCTTAACCCGCATGATGGCGCAGAATATCGTGGCGTGGCGTGATGAGAACGGCCAGTTCCAGAACCGCCAGCAGCTGCTGAAAGTGAGCCGTCTGGGGCCAAAAGCCTTCGAGCAGTGCGCGGGCTTCCTGCGCATCAACCATGGCGATAACCCGCTCGATGCCTCAACCGTCCACCCGGAAGCCTATCCGGTGGTCGAACGCATCCTTGCCGCCACCCGACAGGCGCTGAAGGATCTGATGGGCGACAGCAGCGCGCTGCGCGACCTGAAGGCGGTGGATTTTACCGACGACCGCTTCGGCGTCCCGACGGTGACCGACATCATCAAAGAGCTGGAAAAGCCGGGCCGCGACCCGCGTCCGGAATTCAAAACGGCGCAGTTTGCCGACGGCGTGGAAACCATGAACGACCTGCTGCCGGGAATGGTGCTGGAAGGGGCGGTCACCAACGTCACCAACTTCGGCGCCTTCGTCGACATTGGCGTACACCAGGATGGGCTGGTGCATATCTCCTCTCTTGCCGATAAGTTTGTGGAAGATCCGCACACCGTCGTCAAAGCGGGCGATATCGTGAAGGTCAAGGTGCTGGAGGTCGACCTGCCGCGTAAGCGCATCGCCCTGACCATGCGTCTGGACGAGCAGCCCGGCGACAGCAATGCGCGCCGTGGCGGCGGCGGCGCGCGCGAGCAAAACGGCGCGCGTCCGGCGGCAAAAGCGGCCAAACCGCGCGGCCGCGACGCCCAGCCCGCGGGCAATAGCGCAATGATGGACGCGCTGTCCGCGGCGTTTGGTAAGAAGAAATAA
- the greB gene encoding transcription elongation factor GreB, whose protein sequence is MKTPLITREGYEKLKKELDYLWREERPEVTKKVTWAASLGDRSENADYQYNKKRLREIDRRVRYLTKCLEHLKIVDYSPQQEGKVFFGAWVEIENDDGDIKRFRIVGYDEIFGQKDYISIDSPMARALLKKEVGDLATVQTPGGEATWYVNDIEYVK, encoded by the coding sequence ATGAAAACGCCGCTGATCACCCGCGAGGGTTATGAAAAACTCAAGAAAGAGCTGGACTACCTCTGGCGTGAAGAACGCCCGGAGGTGACGAAAAAAGTGACCTGGGCGGCAAGCCTTGGCGATCGCAGCGAAAACGCTGACTACCAGTACAACAAGAAACGCCTGCGCGAAATCGACCGCCGGGTACGCTACCTGACCAAGTGTCTGGAGCATCTGAAAATTGTCGATTACTCTCCGCAGCAGGAGGGCAAAGTCTTCTTCGGCGCCTGGGTTGAAATTGAAAACGACGACGGCGATATCAAGCGCTTTCGCATCGTCGGCTACGACGAAATTTTTGGTCAAAAGGACTACATCTCCATCGATTCGCCGATGGCGCGGGCGCTGCTGAAAAAAGAGGTGGGCGACCTGGCGACCGTACAGACCCCGGGCGGCGAAGCGACCTGGTATGTGAACGACATCGAATATGTGAAGTAG
- the ompR gene encoding two-component system response regulator OmpR gives MQENYKILVVDDDMRLRALLERYLTEQGFQVRSVANAEQMDRLLTRESFHLMVLDLMLPGEDGLSICRRLRSQSNPMPIIMVTAKGEEVDRIVGLEIGADDYIPKPFNPRELLARIRAVLRRQANELPGAPSQEEAVIAFGKFKLNLGTREMFREDEPMPLTSGEFAVLKALVSHPREPLSRDKLMNLARGREYSAMERSIDVQISRLRRMVEEDPAHPRYIQTVWGLGYVFVPDGSKA, from the coding sequence ATGCAAGAGAATTATAAGATTCTGGTTGTTGATGACGACATGCGTCTGCGTGCGTTACTCGAGCGTTATCTGACCGAGCAGGGCTTCCAGGTTCGAAGTGTGGCGAATGCGGAACAAATGGACCGCCTGTTGACCCGCGAATCTTTCCACCTGATGGTGCTGGATCTGATGCTGCCTGGCGAAGACGGACTGTCTATTTGCCGCCGTCTGCGCAGCCAGAGCAACCCGATGCCGATCATTATGGTAACGGCGAAAGGCGAAGAGGTTGACCGCATTGTCGGTCTCGAAATCGGCGCCGATGACTATATTCCTAAACCGTTCAACCCGCGCGAGCTGCTGGCGCGTATTCGCGCCGTGCTGCGCCGTCAGGCGAACGAACTGCCGGGCGCGCCGTCGCAGGAAGAAGCGGTTATTGCCTTCGGTAAGTTCAAGCTTAACCTCGGCACCCGTGAGATGTTCCGTGAAGACGAGCCGATGCCGCTCACCAGCGGCGAATTCGCGGTGCTGAAGGCGCTGGTCAGCCACCCCCGCGAGCCGCTGTCCCGTGACAAGCTGATGAACCTTGCCCGTGGCCGCGAATATTCCGCGATGGAACGCTCCATCGACGTGCAAATCTCCCGCCTGCGCCGCATGGTGGAAGAGGATCCGGCGCATCCGCGCTATATCCAGACCGTGTGGGGCCTGGGCTACGTGTTCGTACCGGACGGCTCTAAAGCATGA
- the envZ gene encoding two-component system sensor histidine kinase EnvZ, with protein MRRMRFSPRSSFARTLLLIVTLLFVSLVTTYLVVLNFAILPSLQQFNKVLAYEVRMLMTDKLQLEDGTQLVVPPAFRREIYRELGISLYSDEAAEDAGLRWAQHYEFLSQQMAQQLGGPTEVRVEVNKSSPVVWLKTWLSPNIWVRVPLTEIHQGDFSPLFRYTLAIMLLAIGGAWLFIRIQNRPLVDLEHAALQVGKGIIPPPLREYGASEVRSVTRAFNHMAAGVKQLADDRTLLMAGVSHDLRTPLTRIRLATEMMGEEDGYLAESINKDIEECNAIIEQFIDYLRTGQEMPMELADLNAVLGEVVAAESGYEREIETELQPGDIPVRMHPLSIKRAVANMVVNAARYGNGWIKVSSGREPNRVWFQVEDDGPGIKPEQRKHLFQPFVRGDSARSTSGTGLGLAIVQRIIDNHNGLLEIDTSKRGGLLIRAWLPVPVAKVQGQTKES; from the coding sequence ATGAGGCGAATGCGCTTCTCGCCGCGAAGTTCGTTTGCCCGTACCCTGCTGCTTATCGTCACCCTGCTGTTCGTCAGCCTGGTGACGACCTACCTGGTGGTGCTTAACTTCGCCATCCTGCCGAGCCTCCAGCAGTTTAATAAGGTGCTGGCGTACGAAGTCCGTATGCTGATGACCGACAAGCTGCAGCTGGAGGACGGTACGCAGCTGGTGGTGCCGCCGGCGTTCAGGCGCGAGATCTACCGCGAGTTGGGCATCTCGCTCTATTCCGACGAAGCGGCGGAAGATGCAGGGCTGCGCTGGGCGCAGCACTATGAATTTTTAAGCCAGCAGATGGCGCAGCAGCTGGGCGGCCCGACGGAAGTGCGCGTTGAGGTCAACAAGAGCTCGCCGGTGGTGTGGCTGAAAACCTGGCTGTCGCCCAATATCTGGGTGCGCGTACCGCTGACCGAAATCCATCAGGGCGACTTCTCGCCGCTGTTCCGCTATACGCTGGCGATTATGCTGCTGGCTATCGGCGGCGCGTGGCTGTTTATCCGCATCCAGAACCGACCGCTGGTCGACCTGGAGCACGCGGCGCTGCAGGTCGGTAAAGGCATTATTCCTCCACCGCTGCGTGAGTATGGCGCGTCCGAGGTGCGCTCCGTGACCCGGGCCTTTAACCATATGGCCGCAGGCGTGAAGCAGCTGGCGGACGATCGTACCCTGCTGATGGCGGGGGTCAGCCATGACCTGCGCACGCCGCTGACGCGCATTCGTCTGGCGACGGAAATGATGGGCGAAGAGGATGGCTATCTCGCGGAGTCGATTAACAAAGACATCGAAGAGTGTAACGCCATTATCGAGCAGTTCATCGACTACCTGCGCACCGGCCAGGAGATGCCGATGGAGCTTGCGGATCTCAACGCGGTGCTGGGTGAAGTGGTGGCGGCGGAAAGCGGCTATGAGCGGGAAATTGAAACCGAGCTTCAGCCGGGCGACATCCCGGTGCGTATGCATCCGCTCTCCATTAAACGCGCCGTCGCAAATATGGTGGTGAACGCCGCGCGCTATGGCAACGGATGGATCAAGGTCAGCAGCGGCCGCGAGCCGAATCGGGTCTGGTTCCAGGTGGAGGACGACGGTCCGGGCATCAAGCCTGAGCAGCGCAAGCATCTGTTCCAGCCGTTCGTGCGCGGCGACAGCGCCCGCAGCACCAGCGGCACCGGCCTGGGGCTGGCTATCGTGCAGCGGATTATCGACAACCATAACGGCCTGCTGGAAATTGATACCAGCAAGCGGGGCGGGCTGTTGATTCGCGCCTGGCTGCCGGTTCCTGTCGCGAAAGTGCAGGGGCAGACGAAAGAGAGTTAA